The following proteins are co-located in the Enoplosus armatus isolate fEnoArm2 chromosome 10, fEnoArm2.hap1, whole genome shotgun sequence genome:
- the rlim gene encoding E3 ubiquitin-protein ligase RLIM: MEGSDSLEQNGSDQPESQRRRQLDRLGREEAFYQFVNNLSDEDYRLMRDNNLLGTPGEVTEDELFSRLQQIKDGPEQQNNTPSAESGEDPVEPPESSEDPPSGDSLLDWLNTVRRTGNTTRTGHRGNQSWRAVSQTNPNSGDFRFSLEISVNRNLAEQQAAAEGEQESPEEPSEEPPERSTVDPPEQPPERSPEQPPERSPERSPEQPPEQPPEQSPERPPERSPERSLEQPPERSPEQPPERSPEQPPERSPQQPPERSPQQPPERSPEEPPERSPEEPLERSLEEPPEGQEVVANAEPQVPMETEVVEEPVVEELAVIVEPEPELEEIVSQEILGEPPSPPAALPVQPPLPPSPRRGQRRARSRSPEPRRTRARTARSRSPLTLDQLDGLPIPRHAHSSQGPNSATSAPPVPQVEGSSRTRQHVLSRQSTADSDVQSSRAGAESVPEAQNPVSQEGEVAGGEGGAAGRRPPTIMLDLQVRRVRPGEYRQRDSIASRTRSRSQNSNNTFLYESERGGFRRTFSRSERAGVRTYVSTIRIPIRRISDAGLGEATSMALQSMIRQIMTGFGELGYLMDSDSDSSDSNRGANTPADLAEALNNPDATPAAAPAAAADVDEPPVAAGIRARTAETDMDEGLATGPPASGGRARPRPPISLEEPSSLPFLRLAHFFLLNDDDEDQPQGLTKEQIDNLSMRNFGESDALKTCSVCITEYAEGNKLRKLPCSHEYHVHCIDRWLSENSTCPICRRAVLVSANRESVV; the protein is encoded by the exons GAGAGGTAACGGAGGATGAGCTGTTTAGTAGACTTCAGCAAATCAAAGATGGTCCAGAACAGCAGAATAACACCCCCAGTGCTGAAAGTGGAGAAGATCCAGTTG AACCACCGGAAAGCTCTGAGGATCCTCCCAGTGGAGATAGTCTCTTGGACTGGCTGAACACAGTGAGGCGCACAGGCAACACAACTAGAACTGGTCATCGTGGAAACCAGTCATGGCGGGCTGTAAGCCAGACCAACCCAAACAGCGGCGATTTCCGCTTCAGCCTGGAAATCAGTGTGAACCGCAACCTGGCTGAACAGCAAGCAGCTGCTGAAGGGGAGCAGGAGTCTCCAGAAGAGCCTTCAGAGGAGCCTCCAGAGCGGTCTACCGTGGATCCTCCGGAGCAGCCTCCTGAACGGTCTCCGGAGCAGCCTCCTGAGCGATCTCCGGAGCGATCTCCAGAGCAGCCTCCAGAGCAGCCTCCGGAGCAATCTCCGGAGCGGCCTCCTGAGCGGTCTCCGGAGCGGTCTCTGGAGCAGCCTCCTGAGCGGTCTCCGGAGCAGCCTCCTGAGCGGTCTCCGGAGCAGCCTCCTGAGCGATCTCCGCAGCAGCCTCCTGAGCGATCTCCGCAGCAGCCTCCTGAGCGATCTCCGGAGGAGCCTCCTGAGCGATCTCCGGAGGAGCCTCTGGAGAGGTCTCTGGAGGAGCCTCCAGAGGGCCAAGAAGTGGTGGCAAATGCTGAACCACAGGTCCCCATGGAGACAGAAGTGGTGGAAGAACCAGTTGTAGAGGAGTTGGCTGTCATAGTCGAACCAGAGCCTGAACTGGAAGAGATTGTTTCACAGGAGATTTTAGGGGAACCTCCCAGCCCACCTGCTGCCCTGCCGGTACAACCcccacttcctccttctccacGCAGAGGACAAAGGAGAGCCCGCAGCCGCAGTCCAGAACCACGCAGGACTAGGGCCCGTACAGCCAGGAGCCGCTCCCCGCTCACCTTGGATCAGCTGGATGGTCTCCCTATTCCACGTCATGCTCACAGCTCTCAAGGCCCCAATTCTGCCACCAGTGCTCCCCCTGTGCCTCAAGTGGAGGGCAGTTCTCGGACTCGACAACATGTTCTTTCCAGGCAAAGCACTGCTGACAGTGATGTTCAGTCATCTAGGGCTGGCGCAGAATCGGTTCCAGAGGCCCAAAACCCCGTATCTCAGGAAGGAGAAGTTGCTGGGGGGGAAGGGGGCGCAGCAGGGCGCCGTCCCCCTACTATTATGCTTGATCTACAGGTGCGTCGTGTGCGCCCAGGCGAATATCGCCAAAGAGACAGCATTGCTAGTCGTACCCGCTCGCGCTCCCAGAactcaaacaacacatttctttatgAGAGTGAGCGTGGTGGATTTCGTAGGACTTTCTCACGCTCTGAGCGTGCTGGTGTGAGGACCTATGTCAGCACAATTCGCATCCCTATCCGAAGAATCTCTGATGCAGGTTTGGGAGAGGCAACCTCAATGGCTCTCCAATCTATGATTCGGCAGATTATGACTGGTTTTGGTGAACTCGGCTACCTCATGGATTCAGACTCTGATTCTTCAGATTCAAACCGTGGAGCCAACACACCTGCGGATCTGGCTGAAGCCCTCAACAACCCAGATGctactcctgctgctgctcctgccgctgctgctgatgttgatgAACCACCTGTGGCTGCTGGAATTAGAGCAAGGACAGCTGAGACTGATATGGATGAGGGCCTTGCCACTGGTCCACCTGCCTCTGGTGGCAGGGCTAGACCTAGACCACCTATTAGCCTAGAGGAGCCCAGCTCACTGCCCTTCTTGCGGCTTGCCCATTTCTTCCTCCTAAATGATGACGACGAGGACCAGCCCCAAGGGCTGACCAAAGAGCAGATTGACAACCTCTCCATGCGCAACTTTGGTGAGAGTGATGCATTGAAGACTTGCAGTGTCTGCATAACAGAATATGCAGAAGGTAACAAGCTACGTAAGCTGCCCTGCTCTCATGAGTACCATGTGCACTGCATTGATCGCTGGCTGTCCGAAAACTCCACTTGCCCCATCTGCCGCAGGGCTGTCCTGGTATCGGCCAACCGAGAGAGTGTGGTGTAG
- the irg1l gene encoding immunoresponsive gene 1, like isoform X1, producing the protein MISTLKKTIRPVWAVRGLHKSAVEGKVLKRPAPEDTVTASYGKFISEVKPQHLSSMVLHRSKRMVLDSIGVGLIGSTTDVFELALQHCQHMYAPDDISSVYGRRGTRLSPTLAAFVNGVATHSMDFDDTWHPATHPSGAVLPAVLALSDMMPANSKPTGLDFLLAFNVGIEIQGRLMRFSNEAHNIPKRFHPPSVVGTMGSAAACACLLSLDHSRCSHALAIAASLSGAPMANAATQSKPLHIGNASRLGLEAALLASRGLEASPLVLDAVAGVAGFNAFYEDYVPQPLESPTDDGHMFLLEEQDMGFKRFPAHLGMHWVADAAASVHKLLVGFGPGTVSPAQVQDILLRVPKSKYINRPFPDSEHEARHSFQFNACSALLDGEVTVQSFTPAAMGRPDLLALLSRIRMEHPQDNPANFNRMYGEIQVTLVGGDILKGRCDTFYGHWRNPLTNESLRKKFRNNAGTVLTSEKVERLIDVVEELDRRGDCRALLSQLQ; encoded by the exons aTGATCTCCACATTAAag AAAACCATTAGACCAGTGTGGGCTGTGAGAGGGCTGCATAAGTCTGCAGTGGAAGGTAA AGTTTTGAAGCGCCCGGCCCCTGAGGACACGGTCACAGCCAGCTATGGGAAATTTATCAGTGAAGTAAAGCCCCAGCACTTGTCCTCCATGGTGCTCCACCGCAGCAAAAGGATGGTGCTGGACAGCATTGGAGTTGGTCTGATTGGCAGTACAACAGACGTGTTTGAACTGGCCCTGCAGCACTGCCAG CACATGTATGCTCCTGATGACATCAGCTCTGTGTACGGACGCAGGGGCACAAGGCTCTCCCCGACGCTGGCAGCTTTCGTCAATGGAGTGGCG ACTCACTCCATGGACTTTGATGATACATGGCACCCTGCCACTCATCCCTCAGGAGCGGTGCTTCCTGCTGTGTTAGCACTCAGTGACATGATGCCTGCTAACAGCAAACCTACTGGCCTGGACTTCCTGCTGGCATTCAACGTCGGCATTGAGATCCAGGGCCGACTGATGAGGTTCTCTAATGAGGCCCACAACATCCCCAAAAG GTTTCACCCTCCCAGTGTGGTGGGGACCATGGGAAGTGCAGCCGCCTGTGCTTGCCTCTTGTCTCTGGATCACTCCCGGTGCAGTCATGCCTTGGCTATAGCTGCTTCTCTATCTGGAGCCCCAATGGCTAACGCTGCCACTCAGTCTAAACCCCTCCACATCGGTAATGCCTCACGTTTGGGGCTGGAGGCTGCTCTGCTGGCCTCCCGAGGCCTAGAGGCGAGTCCTCTGGTCCTGGATGCTGTTGCTGGGGTGGCTGGCTTCAATGCTTTTTATGAAGACTATGTGCCGCAGCCTTTAGAATCCCCCACTGATGACGGTCATATGTTCCTGCTAGAGGAGCAGGACATGGGCTTCAAGCGCTTCCCCGCCCATCTGGGGATGCACTGGGTGGCAGATGCTGCAGCCTCAGTCCATAAGCTTCTTGTGGGGTTTGGCCCTGGCACTGTCTCCCCAGCTCAAGTCCAGGACATCCTGCTCAGAGTCCCCAAATCAAAGTACATCAACAGGCCTTTCCCTGACTCTGAGCATGAGGCACGCCACTCCTTCCAGTTCAATGCTTGCAGCGCTCTCCTTGATGGCGAGGTGACTGTGCAGTCCTTCACACCCGCTGCCATGGGGCGCCCCGACCTGCTCGCTCTGCTGAGCCGCATTCGCATGGAGCATCCCCAGGACAACCCGGCTAATTTCAACCGCATGTACGGCGAAATCCAGGTGACACTCGTTGGAGGAGACATACTGAAAGGACGCTGTGACACCTTCTACGGTCACTGGCGCAACCCGCTGACCAATGAGAGCCTGAGGAAAAAGTTCAGAAACAACGCAGGGACAGTGCTCACCTCGGAGAAGGTTGAGAGGCTGATTGAtgtggtggaggagctggacagACGTGGGGACTGCAGGGCCCTCCTCTCACAGCTGCAATGA
- the glod5 gene encoding glyoxalase domain-containing protein 5, with the protein MALRIVGSLLSHFQTNCFKTVSIQTLGFVRFKRTCPVIVSHLDHLVLTVKSVPDTVDFYTSILGMEVITFKGNRKALGFGQQKFNLHQLDQEFEPKAKYPTSGSADLCLITKTPLATVAAHLKVCGVEIEEGPVERSGAVGTITSLYFRDPDHNLIEVSNYNQSTSEGSS; encoded by the exons ATGGCGCTCCGGATAGTTGGGAGTCTGTTGTCGCACTTTCAGACGAACTGTTTCAAG ACTGTCTCCATCCAAACACTTGGATTTGTCAGGTTCAAAAGAACCTGTCCAGTTATCGTGAGCCACCTGGATCATTTGGTTCTAACAGTAAAAAGTGTGCCAGACACCGTCGACTTTTATACCTCAATCCTCGGCATGGAGGTCATCACTTTCAAG GGAAACCGTAAGGCCCTGGGTTTTGGGCAGCAGAAGTTCAACCTTCACCAGCTGGATCAGGAGTTTGAGCCCAAAGCCAAGTATCCAACCTCAGGCTCTGCAGACCTGTGTCTCATCACCAAAACCCCTCTGGCTACAGTAGCTGCACATCTCAAG gtctgtGGAGTCGAGATAGAGGAGGGTCCGGTGGAGAGGAGTGGAGCTGTGGGGACCATCACCTCTCTTTACTTCAGGGATCCAGACCACAATCTCATCGAAGTGTCAAACTATAACCAGTCAACATCAGAGGGATCTTCTTGA
- the irg1l gene encoding immunoresponsive gene 1, like isoform X2, producing the protein MISTLKKTIRPVWAVRGLHKSAVEVLKRPAPEDTVTASYGKFISEVKPQHLSSMVLHRSKRMVLDSIGVGLIGSTTDVFELALQHCQHMYAPDDISSVYGRRGTRLSPTLAAFVNGVATHSMDFDDTWHPATHPSGAVLPAVLALSDMMPANSKPTGLDFLLAFNVGIEIQGRLMRFSNEAHNIPKRFHPPSVVGTMGSAAACACLLSLDHSRCSHALAIAASLSGAPMANAATQSKPLHIGNASRLGLEAALLASRGLEASPLVLDAVAGVAGFNAFYEDYVPQPLESPTDDGHMFLLEEQDMGFKRFPAHLGMHWVADAAASVHKLLVGFGPGTVSPAQVQDILLRVPKSKYINRPFPDSEHEARHSFQFNACSALLDGEVTVQSFTPAAMGRPDLLALLSRIRMEHPQDNPANFNRMYGEIQVTLVGGDILKGRCDTFYGHWRNPLTNESLRKKFRNNAGTVLTSEKVERLIDVVEELDRRGDCRALLSQLQ; encoded by the exons aTGATCTCCACATTAAag AAAACCATTAGACCAGTGTGGGCTGTGAGAGGGCTGCATAAGTCTGCAGTGGAAG TTTTGAAGCGCCCGGCCCCTGAGGACACGGTCACAGCCAGCTATGGGAAATTTATCAGTGAAGTAAAGCCCCAGCACTTGTCCTCCATGGTGCTCCACCGCAGCAAAAGGATGGTGCTGGACAGCATTGGAGTTGGTCTGATTGGCAGTACAACAGACGTGTTTGAACTGGCCCTGCAGCACTGCCAG CACATGTATGCTCCTGATGACATCAGCTCTGTGTACGGACGCAGGGGCACAAGGCTCTCCCCGACGCTGGCAGCTTTCGTCAATGGAGTGGCG ACTCACTCCATGGACTTTGATGATACATGGCACCCTGCCACTCATCCCTCAGGAGCGGTGCTTCCTGCTGTGTTAGCACTCAGTGACATGATGCCTGCTAACAGCAAACCTACTGGCCTGGACTTCCTGCTGGCATTCAACGTCGGCATTGAGATCCAGGGCCGACTGATGAGGTTCTCTAATGAGGCCCACAACATCCCCAAAAG GTTTCACCCTCCCAGTGTGGTGGGGACCATGGGAAGTGCAGCCGCCTGTGCTTGCCTCTTGTCTCTGGATCACTCCCGGTGCAGTCATGCCTTGGCTATAGCTGCTTCTCTATCTGGAGCCCCAATGGCTAACGCTGCCACTCAGTCTAAACCCCTCCACATCGGTAATGCCTCACGTTTGGGGCTGGAGGCTGCTCTGCTGGCCTCCCGAGGCCTAGAGGCGAGTCCTCTGGTCCTGGATGCTGTTGCTGGGGTGGCTGGCTTCAATGCTTTTTATGAAGACTATGTGCCGCAGCCTTTAGAATCCCCCACTGATGACGGTCATATGTTCCTGCTAGAGGAGCAGGACATGGGCTTCAAGCGCTTCCCCGCCCATCTGGGGATGCACTGGGTGGCAGATGCTGCAGCCTCAGTCCATAAGCTTCTTGTGGGGTTTGGCCCTGGCACTGTCTCCCCAGCTCAAGTCCAGGACATCCTGCTCAGAGTCCCCAAATCAAAGTACATCAACAGGCCTTTCCCTGACTCTGAGCATGAGGCACGCCACTCCTTCCAGTTCAATGCTTGCAGCGCTCTCCTTGATGGCGAGGTGACTGTGCAGTCCTTCACACCCGCTGCCATGGGGCGCCCCGACCTGCTCGCTCTGCTGAGCCGCATTCGCATGGAGCATCCCCAGGACAACCCGGCTAATTTCAACCGCATGTACGGCGAAATCCAGGTGACACTCGTTGGAGGAGACATACTGAAAGGACGCTGTGACACCTTCTACGGTCACTGGCGCAACCCGCTGACCAATGAGAGCCTGAGGAAAAAGTTCAGAAACAACGCAGGGACAGTGCTCACCTCGGAGAAGGTTGAGAGGCTGATTGAtgtggtggaggagctggacagACGTGGGGACTGCAGGGCCCTCCTCTCACAGCTGCAATGA